A stretch of the Sulfurimonas sp. HSL3-1 genome encodes the following:
- the hisD gene encoding histidinol dehydrogenase produces MVFTSTTAADFDTIFSTLLERGKMDIEHVTAIVGGIIKEIRSEQNTALKRHIAKFDQWTPEKDEELKIDAEAMAQAYTLLEPELKSALHLAYDRIKAYHEKQLPKSWFDTESNGTILGQKVTPVDRAGLYIPGGKAAYPSSLLMNVIPAQVAGVEEIVVCTPTPENEPNALLLAACHLCGVTEVYKVGGASAIAAMAYGTETIPKVDVITGPGNIFVATAKKLVFGDVNIDMIAGPSEIGVLADASANANHIAIDLLSQAEHDEMASSILITPSAELAEQVNLEIEAWLQKLPREQIARKSIVERGAIIVARDMAEAVALMNEVAPEHLEVSTDNPFELLASIKHAGAIFLGHYTPEAIGDYVAGPNHTLPTGGTARFYSPLGVENFLKKSSVIAFSRAAINEIGEACALIAHTEGLTAHEQSVRVRMGSAE; encoded by the coding sequence ATGGTATTTACATCGACGACCGCCGCCGACTTCGACACGATTTTCTCCACCCTGCTCGAACGCGGGAAAATGGATATCGAGCATGTCACCGCTATCGTCGGCGGGATCATCAAAGAGATCCGCAGCGAGCAGAACACGGCCCTGAAGCGCCACATCGCGAAGTTTGACCAGTGGACACCCGAAAAAGATGAAGAGCTAAAAATTGATGCGGAGGCGATGGCGCAGGCCTACACCCTGCTTGAGCCCGAATTGAAATCGGCACTGCACCTCGCCTATGACCGCATTAAAGCCTACCATGAAAAGCAGCTGCCAAAATCCTGGTTCGATACGGAGAGCAACGGGACGATCCTGGGGCAGAAGGTGACACCGGTCGACCGCGCGGGCCTCTACATCCCCGGCGGGAAGGCAGCCTATCCGAGCTCGCTGCTGATGAACGTTATCCCGGCCCAGGTCGCGGGCGTCGAGGAGATCGTCGTCTGTACGCCGACGCCGGAGAACGAACCCAATGCCCTGCTGCTGGCGGCCTGCCACCTCTGTGGAGTGACGGAGGTCTACAAGGTCGGCGGCGCCTCCGCGATCGCGGCGATGGCCTACGGGACGGAAACGATCCCGAAAGTGGACGTCATCACGGGCCCGGGCAACATCTTCGTCGCCACGGCGAAGAAGCTCGTCTTCGGCGATGTCAACATCGACATGATCGCAGGCCCCAGCGAGATCGGGGTTCTGGCCGATGCGAGTGCGAACGCCAACCACATCGCGATCGACCTGCTGTCGCAGGCGGAGCATGACGAAATGGCGAGTTCCATCCTGATCACCCCCTCGGCCGAACTGGCGGAGCAGGTGAACCTCGAGATCGAGGCCTGGCTGCAAAAACTGCCCCGCGAGCAGATTGCGCGCAAGTCCATCGTCGAGCGGGGTGCCATTATCGTGGCGCGGGATATGGCCGAGGCCGTCGCGCTGATGAACGAGGTGGCGCCCGAGCACCTGGAGGTGTCGACGGACAACCCCTTTGAACTGCTCGCCTCCATCAAGCATGCCGGGGCGATCTTTCTGGGCCACTATACGCCCGAGGCGATCGGGGATTATGTTGCCGGACCGAACCACACGCTTCCGACCGGCGGGACGGCCCGTTTCTACTCACCGTTGGGGGTCGAGAACTTCTTGAAGAAGTCCTCGGTGATCGCCTTTTCCCGGGCGGCCATCAACGAGATCGGCGAAGCCTGCGCCCTGATCGCGCATACGGAGGGGCTGACGGCGCACGAGCAGTCGGTCCGCGTCCGTATGGGGAGCGCCGAGTAA
- a CDS encoding 4Fe-4S dicluster domain-containing protein has protein sequence MGTFPETKRTFTPLRCNHCHNAPCERICPVSALHYIDNGIVNIDKERCIGCAGCVMACPYGAIYIDPETQTADKCTYCAHRIASSLMPACVVACPVEANIFGDLDDPTSNISKYIQNHQGDVQVRKPEKGTDPHHYYVGGGNVQLNPLASFRVEGHQLFNKLTTHMPVGGHH, from the coding sequence GTGGGAACGTTCCCGGAGACAAAACGGACGTTTACCCCGCTGCGCTGTAACCACTGTCACAATGCGCCGTGTGAGCGTATCTGTCCGGTCAGCGCGCTGCACTACATTGACAACGGCATCGTGAACATTGACAAAGAGCGTTGTATCGGGTGTGCGGGCTGTGTTATGGCGTGTCCGTACGGCGCGATCTACATCGACCCGGAAACGCAGACGGCTGACAAATGTACGTACTGTGCCCACCGTATCGCTTCGAGCCTTATGCCGGCCTGTGTTGTTGCTTGCCCGGTTGAAGCGAACATCTTCGGTGACCTGGACGATCCGACCTCGAATATCAGCAAGTATATTCAGAACCATCAGGGCGACGTTCAGGTCCGTAAACCGGAAAAAGGAACGGATCCGCACCACTACTACGTCGGCGGCGGCAACGTTCAGCTCAATCCTCTGGCATCGTTCAGAGTCGAAGGTCACCAGCTCTTTAACAAGCTGACGACACATATGCCGGTAGGAGGACACCACTAA
- the nrfD gene encoding NrfD/PsrC family molybdoenzyme membrane anchor subunit yields the protein MVHEAVAATNAVVTLDVGLPGIVWGWIITMNMWAKSIGTGVIFMLFYLMKRYPEAAGSLRFPVTVVSIVFIHIFLLFTVIDLHQMFRFWHIFFTPHWTSAITVGAWIVTVLVLVLFGMAFATFIKKDNALFDKLLVWAVILAIPVTLYTAAIMAEATARELWQMPTEAAQMILAATLTGSATVLLMGGNLPYEAKRDLAVILGLSALAAFILYMSELVFGPIKAEEVAATLEAVKGHGEYTTMFWVGQVLAFIAPFVLVILSVTNRSAGLLKVAALSAIVGLWIVKHVWLVIPQLLPMS from the coding sequence ATGGTACATGAAGCTGTAGCTGCGACAAACGCCGTCGTCACACTCGACGTCGGGCTCCCGGGTATCGTCTGGGGATGGATCATTACAATGAATATGTGGGCGAAAAGCATCGGTACCGGTGTTATTTTCATGCTCTTCTACCTGATGAAGCGTTATCCGGAAGCGGCTGGAAGCCTGCGTTTCCCGGTGACAGTCGTCTCCATCGTCTTCATCCATATTTTCCTGCTGTTCACGGTCATCGACCTGCACCAGATGTTCCGTTTCTGGCACATCTTCTTTACGCCGCACTGGACATCGGCAATTACCGTCGGTGCCTGGATCGTTACGGTCCTCGTCCTCGTGCTCTTCGGTATGGCGTTCGCGACCTTCATCAAGAAGGACAACGCGCTCTTTGACAAGCTGCTTGTCTGGGCGGTGATCCTGGCGATCCCGGTTACCCTCTATACGGCGGCCATCATGGCGGAAGCGACGGCACGCGAACTGTGGCAGATGCCGACGGAAGCGGCACAGATGATCCTGGCGGCGACGCTTACGGGTTCTGCCACGGTCCTGCTGATGGGCGGCAACCTGCCGTACGAAGCGAAGCGTGACCTCGCAGTCATCCTCGGACTCTCCGCACTGGCGGCGTTCATCCTTTACATGTCCGAGCTGGTCTTCGGGCCGATCAAGGCAGAAGAGGTTGCGGCAACACTCGAAGCGGTCAAAGGCCACGGCGAGTACACGACGATGTTCTGGGTTGGACAGGTTCTGGCGTTTATCGCACCGTTCGTTCTGGTCATCCTGAGCGTGACAAACCGCTCTGCCGGCCTGCTGAAGGTCGCGGCCCTCTCCGCGATCGTCGGACTCTGGATCGTCAAGCACGTCTGGCTTGTCATTCCACAACTCTTGCCAATGAGCTAA
- a CDS encoding molybdopterin-dependent oxidoreductase encodes MYKESRRTFLKGAAFTVAGAAVAKGVFTTDAIADSVEESKFTNTPDSLSFYPPLEQWDDFKELDGDDWKRGGIDRKGVQSAENPEGIYVNDFAIVPTACSNCEASCGLTAWIDKKSFTVKKYMGNPLHPGSRGRNCAKGYATQSQMYDPDRLAFPIKRAPGSKRGEGKWVRTTWDEAMSTIGKKMNDTLKTGDELSRKSLMFHVGRPNENGFTGQVWTTFKQDAFNSHTNICSSGGRTPTIQWANDDRTSPDWANAKLVFLNSSHAADAGHYFQQSAGFIADARKKGARLVVMDPRLSNSAGMADLWIAAWPGTEPVIYLYLANRILQEGQVDKRFVKKWFNWEVMMKNRNYLQFMVDKGYISKMPADKSFDSFIEMLKELYAPYTLEYAVKETRVPAYKLEKLYEMFIWAGDAIASYFWRATAAGNRGGWMSGRTGYLAIALRGAIGTVGGTFFHHWHVISVAGKGGSATVGQGRSGSNVPKVDVWNELTWPPEWPLSTYEMSYLLPHLLTDVEWQEKWKKRGLNVPQKLAVWIPRMYNPVWINPDGFRWLEVLKDESKMELTFNLSPTWSETNWHVDYVLPVGLAGERHDQHSEATMPARWTSFRQPVMRVALEKAGWKPKNPNRATLEAHIKAGLGEVWEENEFWFEMGFKHVDPDGSLGIKKMWESKRNPGQAVTISEWYDAAFGDNLPNLYSTATSDPRYKNSEFPVYEFMRDHGAWLEESNIYSAQEREIKEDGDDLIAHGHRYNKHHVEKDEETGVLYAEAHGDAWKYKDGKKPIGIEIDGKRMDGFETLDKKLDFFSEWMADEWKWPEYAIPFYPRNDEEKKAMPHIVSHVNHMYMNADNEFALNTVFRLPYNIHTRSANSKHLMEISQNHDPIWISTEDAKRLGFKRGDAIRVRITDTVSNLESGYFVAMAIPTEGQRPGTLSCSHHGGRWKLKNAITIPNGVSDGKVEDMPAGTGDLNDPAFLQSSPDAAGTAAGAIKIADYDGTTGMNSFGVPTAEMQMDGKTGKLKYVEGIHPFHAKRFAAYNKDSDNIWWDGLSGSWQNAVAPTHPDPISGMHCWHQKVILEAAQPGDKIGDIVVNYENNFKTYQAWRDELTRGLDADSTFRRPPQIKRPWVPLNEKAYRVDIKDV; translated from the coding sequence ATGTATAAAGAAAGCAGAAGAACATTTCTTAAAGGCGCGGCATTTACGGTTGCCGGCGCCGCCGTCGCGAAGGGCGTCTTTACAACAGACGCTATCGCCGACTCGGTAGAAGAAAGCAAATTCACCAACACACCGGACTCCCTCTCCTTCTACCCGCCGCTCGAGCAGTGGGACGATTTCAAAGAACTCGACGGGGACGACTGGAAACGCGGCGGTATCGACCGCAAAGGCGTCCAGAGCGCTGAGAACCCCGAAGGTATCTATGTCAATGATTTCGCCATCGTCCCGACGGCGTGTTCCAACTGTGAGGCCTCCTGTGGTCTGACGGCATGGATCGACAAAAAGAGCTTTACGGTCAAGAAATACATGGGTAACCCGCTGCACCCGGGCTCCCGCGGCCGTAACTGTGCGAAGGGTTACGCGACACAGTCACAGATGTACGATCCGGACCGTCTGGCATTCCCGATCAAACGTGCACCGGGCTCCAAGCGCGGTGAAGGTAAATGGGTCCGTACGACCTGGGACGAAGCCATGAGCACCATCGGTAAGAAGATGAACGACACGCTCAAAACAGGCGACGAGCTCTCCCGCAAATCCCTGATGTTCCACGTCGGCCGTCCGAACGAAAACGGCTTCACGGGCCAGGTCTGGACGACGTTCAAGCAGGACGCGTTCAACTCCCACACCAACATCTGTTCCTCCGGCGGACGTACGCCGACGATCCAGTGGGCGAACGACGACCGTACAAGTCCGGACTGGGCGAACGCGAAGCTCGTCTTCCTGAACTCTTCGCATGCAGCGGATGCCGGTCACTACTTCCAGCAGTCTGCGGGCTTTATCGCCGATGCGCGTAAAAAAGGCGCACGCCTGGTCGTTATGGACCCGCGTCTCTCCAACTCCGCCGGTATGGCGGACCTCTGGATCGCGGCATGGCCTGGTACAGAGCCGGTCATCTACCTCTACCTCGCCAACCGTATCCTCCAGGAGGGTCAGGTTGACAAGCGCTTCGTGAAGAAGTGGTTCAACTGGGAAGTCATGATGAAGAACCGCAACTACCTGCAGTTCATGGTCGACAAGGGCTACATCTCCAAGATGCCGGCGGACAAAAGCTTCGACAGCTTCATCGAGATGCTCAAAGAGCTCTACGCGCCGTATACACTTGAATACGCGGTTAAAGAGACCCGTGTTCCGGCATACAAGCTCGAGAAACTCTACGAGATGTTCATCTGGGCCGGCGACGCGATCGCCTCTTACTTCTGGCGTGCGACGGCTGCGGGTAACCGCGGCGGCTGGATGTCCGGCCGTACGGGTTACCTCGCCATCGCGCTGCGCGGTGCGATTGGTACCGTCGGCGGTACGTTCTTCCACCACTGGCACGTTATCTCCGTCGCCGGCAAGGGCGGTTCCGCAACCGTCGGCCAGGGCCGCAGCGGTTCGAACGTCCCGAAAGTCGATGTCTGGAACGAACTGACGTGGCCGCCGGAGTGGCCGCTCTCTACCTATGAGATGTCCTACCTCCTGCCGCACCTCCTCACCGACGTCGAGTGGCAGGAAAAATGGAAGAAACGCGGCCTGAACGTCCCGCAGAAACTTGCTGTCTGGATCCCGCGTATGTACAACCCGGTCTGGATTAACCCGGACGGTTTCCGCTGGCTGGAAGTCCTCAAGGACGAAAGCAAGATGGAACTGACGTTCAACCTGTCACCGACATGGTCCGAGACGAACTGGCATGTCGACTACGTCCTGCCGGTCGGTCTGGCGGGCGAACGCCACGACCAGCACTCCGAAGCGACGATGCCGGCGCGCTGGACGTCGTTCCGCCAGCCGGTCATGCGCGTTGCGCTTGAAAAAGCGGGCTGGAAACCGAAGAACCCGAACCGTGCGACGCTCGAAGCGCACATCAAAGCGGGCCTCGGCGAAGTTTGGGAAGAGAACGAATTCTGGTTCGAGATGGGCTTCAAGCACGTCGACCCGGACGGCAGCCTCGGCATCAAGAAGATGTGGGAATCCAAGCGCAACCCGGGCCAGGCGGTTACGATCTCCGAGTGGTACGATGCTGCCTTCGGCGACAACCTGCCGAACCTCTACAGCACGGCGACTTCCGACCCGCGCTACAAGAACAGCGAGTTCCCGGTCTACGAATTCATGCGTGACCACGGTGCTTGGCTCGAAGAGAGCAACATCTACAGCGCGCAAGAGCGTGAGATCAAAGAGGACGGCGACGATCTGATCGCGCACGGCCACCGTTACAACAAGCACCACGTCGAGAAAGACGAAGAGACAGGCGTCCTGTACGCAGAAGCTCACGGCGACGCGTGGAAGTACAAAGACGGCAAAAAACCGATCGGTATCGAGATCGACGGTAAGCGCATGGACGGTTTCGAAACCCTGGATAAAAAGCTCGACTTCTTCTCCGAGTGGATGGCGGACGAGTGGAAATGGCCGGAGTACGCAATTCCGTTCTATCCGCGTAACGACGAAGAGAAGAAGGCGATGCCACATATCGTATCCCATGTCAACCACATGTACATGAATGCGGACAACGAGTTTGCGCTCAACACCGTCTTCCGTCTGCCGTACAACATCCATACGCGTTCTGCGAACTCCAAACACCTGATGGAGATCTCACAGAACCACGACCCGATCTGGATCAGTACAGAAGATGCGAAACGCCTCGGCTTCAAGCGCGGCGACGCGATCCGCGTCCGCATCACCGACACCGTTTCCAACCTGGAAAGCGGTTACTTCGTCGCGATGGCGATCCCGACAGAGGGTCAGCGCCCCGGTACGCTTTCGTGTTCACACCACGGCGGCCGCTGGAAGCTGAAAAACGCCATTACGATCCCGAACGGTGTCTCCGACGGTAAAGTCGAGGACATGCCTGCGGGTACGGGCGACCTGAACGATCCGGCATTCCTGCAGTCCTCTCCGGACGCTGCAGGTACTGCAGCCGGCGCGATCAAGATCGCCGATTACGACGGTACGACCGGCATGAACAGCTTCGGTGTTCCGACGGCAGAGATGCAGATGGACGGTAAGACGGGTAAACTCAAGTATGTCGAGGGTATCCATCCGTTCCACGCCAAGCGTTTCGCGGCGTATAACAAAGACAGCGATAACATCTGGTGGGACGGTCTTTCCGGCTCCTGGCAGAATGCCGTCGCTCCGACGCACCCGGACCCGATTTCCGGTATGCACTGCTGGCACCAGAAAGTTATCCTGGAAGCGGCGCAGCCGGGTGACAAGATCGGTGATATCGTTGTTAACTACGAGAACAACTTTAAAACCTATCAGGCATGGCGTGACGAGCTTACGCGCGGTCTGGACGCCGACTCGACGTTCCGCCGCCCGCCGCAGATCAAGCGTCCGTGGGTACCGCTCAACGAAAAAGCGTACCGCGTCGATATCAAAGACGTTTGA
- a CDS encoding TorD/DmsD family molecular chaperone produces MEQTQARSNIYALLSRVLMQEADTELIDIINNDDAILEMMPNYKVWDARTTLQSSELIEKHLSPDFTNISLLHLIPYETFYTREDQMIETGGANPVTDMYSAYDFMVDFAEARVVSADHIGVEMEFMHHLCEAQIKAMNDNDSEAVEELMNVEREFLDKHLVRWAPLYLLNMKHESRSPLYYDAADMALEFILSDYQYLSETAGA; encoded by the coding sequence ATGGAACAGACACAAGCACGCAGCAATATCTATGCACTTCTTTCAAGAGTGTTGATGCAGGAAGCCGACACGGAACTTATCGACATTATCAACAACGATGACGCCATCTTGGAGATGATGCCGAACTACAAGGTCTGGGACGCGCGCACGACTCTTCAAAGCAGTGAACTGATCGAGAAGCACCTCAGTCCGGACTTTACGAATATCTCTTTGCTGCACCTGATCCCCTACGAGACCTTCTATACCCGCGAGGACCAGATGATCGAGACCGGCGGCGCCAACCCGGTGACCGATATGTATTCCGCATACGACTTTATGGTCGACTTCGCCGAAGCGCGTGTCGTCTCCGCTGATCATATCGGGGTCGAGATGGAGTTTATGCACCACCTCTGCGAAGCGCAGATCAAGGCGATGAACGACAATGACAGCGAAGCGGTCGAGGAACTGATGAATGTCGAGCGGGAGTTCCTGGACAAACACCTTGTCCGTTGGGCACCGCTTTACCTGCTCAATATGAAGCACGAGTCCCGCTCTCCGCTCTATTATGACGCGGCGGACATGGCGCTGGAGTTCATTCTCAGCGACTACCAGTATCTCAGTGAGACAGCGGGAGCCTGA
- a CDS encoding 4Fe-4S binding protein, with the protein MAGITLNPGRCVRQLSTLSTCDSCMTACPTEALVATENVPAVNQAACVGCGGCAGACPTEAISVDDFSATEFFFAFAGDADNLVSCRKNVPCIAALSVDHLFSLASLKGGIRLDTGHCEGCEIASTCRPQFEARAEEASYLLDAMMSSAGIVFEDAAFEEEADAEESDRRGFLRAFNLKTLAEGKAKFEREVETATDELIRHQLDSTAIAQLRSKTLPDKRKLLFTAMKRADRPSEYHVVDASELTLASQKLMDGDKCTACQMCYRVCPTGALTSDIKGAKIDFDAMMCVRCHLCHDVCEPDALTLSSSFNMKELFEPTQQRLVTFTVRNCDECGNPFTSLAGERVCHRCRIEEEEARTLWGIGEDQ; encoded by the coding sequence ATGGCCGGAATTACCTTAAACCCGGGACGCTGCGTACGGCAGCTCAGTACGCTGAGCACCTGCGACAGCTGTATGACGGCATGCCCGACCGAGGCGCTTGTCGCAACGGAGAACGTCCCCGCCGTCAACCAGGCGGCCTGTGTGGGCTGCGGCGGATGTGCCGGGGCGTGTCCGACAGAGGCGATCAGTGTCGACGATTTCAGTGCAACGGAGTTCTTCTTTGCCTTTGCCGGCGATGCGGACAACCTCGTCTCCTGCCGGAAAAACGTCCCCTGTATCGCGGCGCTCAGCGTCGACCACCTCTTTTCGCTTGCCTCCCTGAAGGGGGGGATCCGTCTCGATACGGGCCACTGCGAAGGGTGCGAGATCGCCTCAACCTGCCGCCCGCAGTTCGAGGCGCGCGCCGAAGAGGCTTCCTACCTGCTCGATGCGATGATGAGCAGTGCCGGGATCGTTTTCGAAGATGCGGCCTTTGAAGAGGAAGCGGACGCGGAGGAGAGTGACCGCCGCGGCTTTCTGCGCGCGTTCAACCTGAAGACGCTGGCGGAGGGGAAGGCGAAGTTCGAACGCGAGGTGGAGACGGCGACGGATGAACTGATCCGCCACCAGCTCGATTCGACGGCGATCGCCCAGCTGCGAAGCAAGACGCTGCCGGATAAACGCAAACTGCTCTTTACCGCGATGAAACGGGCCGACCGTCCGTCGGAATACCACGTCGTCGACGCTTCCGAACTGACGCTGGCCTCCCAGAAGCTGATGGACGGCGACAAATGTACGGCGTGCCAGATGTGCTACCGCGTCTGCCCGACGGGGGCGCTCACCAGCGACATCAAGGGGGCGAAGATCGATTTCGACGCGATGATGTGCGTGCGCTGCCATCTCTGCCATGATGTCTGCGAGCCGGACGCGCTGACACTGTCGTCCTCTTTCAACATGAAAGAGCTCTTTGAGCCGACGCAGCAGCGCCTCGTGACTTTCACTGTCCGTAACTGCGACGAGTGCGGCAACCCCTTTACCTCCCTTGCCGGGGAGCGGGTCTGCCACCGCTGCCGTATCGAGGAGGAGGAAGCACGCACCCTCTGGGGCATAGGAGAGGATCAGTGA
- a CDS encoding VWA domain-containing protein: protein MSFEFPWLFLLLPPLWYCLYRCRERLSPRYFVHLEFFAVRRGWFKWLWLLRYFAVLLLVTAIASPVTVDKDDPLNRQGVDVVLALDASGSMGASGFDPQSRESRFDIARKIAKHFIVDRIGDNAGVVIFGDFAFIASPVTYEKNVVAEMMDYLVYGMAGQNTAIGEGIAMGVRAFEDSQATSKVLILLTDGEHNSGRVSPKEATALAVKHGIRIYTVGMGREGEFDEAMLRRIADESGGAFFAAYDPEALTAVYEAIDGLERSRIKSERILRKEYYYTWPLAMGVLLLFYLWRREALA, encoded by the coding sequence ATGAGCTTTGAATTTCCCTGGCTGTTTTTACTGCTGCCCCCGCTATGGTACTGCCTCTACCGCTGCCGCGAACGTTTGAGCCCGCGCTATTTCGTCCATCTTGAATTTTTTGCCGTACGGCGGGGTTGGTTCAAATGGCTCTGGCTGCTGCGTTATTTTGCGGTGCTGCTGCTGGTCACTGCAATAGCCTCTCCCGTGACCGTCGACAAAGACGATCCGCTCAACCGCCAGGGGGTCGATGTCGTGCTGGCCCTCGATGCCAGCGGCTCGATGGGCGCCTCGGGCTTTGATCCGCAGAGCCGTGAGAGCCGCTTCGACATCGCCAGAAAGATCGCGAAGCACTTTATCGTTGACCGGATCGGGGATAACGCGGGGGTCGTCATTTTCGGCGATTTCGCTTTTATCGCCTCGCCGGTGACGTACGAAAAAAACGTGGTCGCGGAGATGATGGATTACCTCGTCTACGGTATGGCGGGGCAGAATACGGCCATCGGGGAGGGGATCGCCATGGGCGTCAGGGCTTTTGAAGACTCGCAGGCGACCTCCAAGGTGCTTATCCTTCTGACCGACGGCGAGCACAACAGCGGGCGGGTATCGCCCAAGGAAGCGACGGCCCTGGCCGTCAAACACGGCATTCGTATCTATACCGTCGGGATGGGCCGGGAAGGGGAGTTCGACGAAGCGATGCTCCGCCGCATCGCCGATGAGAGCGGCGGCGCATTTTTCGCCGCCTATGATCCGGAAGCCCTGACCGCGGTCTATGAAGCGATCGACGGTCTGGAGCGCTCCAGAATCAAGTCGGAACGGATCCTGCGGAAAGAGTACTATTACACCTGGCCGCTGGCAATGGGCGTATTGCTGCTCTTCTACCTCTGGCGCAGGGAGGCGCTGGCATGA
- a CDS encoding VWA domain-containing protein: MTLLTPLWLWTLLFLALYFVYLRQRGRGVVWNLRSVLLMTAIGLGIVALARPVSLQEPVSIEQRGSDVIFAVDISHSMQAADIAPSRLAAAKSLLSSVVEADDANRFGVLAFTTNPVILSPLTRDDELLLHLFAGLDTSMVMTRGTEIGGALKLARKLSRSEHPIVVLLTDGGDSLGYSQEAAQARAAGLIVNVVMLATPSGGTLKAEDGKLLRDEEGGIVVTARNSAIGAIADATGGVVIDGADAGALAAAIKAQGMQDVREKRKIILYREYFYYPLALALLLAMLGMTDLLSRLGGRRA, from the coding sequence ATGACGTTGCTGACCCCGCTGTGGCTCTGGACGCTGCTCTTCTTGGCTCTTTATTTTGTCTACCTCCGTCAAAGGGGACGCGGTGTCGTCTGGAATCTGCGAAGCGTTTTGCTGATGACGGCGATCGGGCTTGGTATTGTCGCGCTGGCCCGTCCGGTATCGCTGCAGGAGCCGGTCTCGATCGAGCAGCGCGGCAGCGACGTCATCTTCGCCGTCGATATTTCCCACTCCATGCAGGCGGCGGACATCGCCCCGAGCAGGCTGGCGGCGGCGAAAAGCCTGCTCTCTTCGGTGGTGGAAGCCGACGATGCGAACCGTTTCGGCGTGCTGGCCTTTACGACGAACCCGGTGATCCTGTCGCCGCTGACCCGCGACGACGAACTGCTGCTGCATCTTTTCGCAGGGCTGGATACCTCGATGGTGATGACACGCGGGACCGAGATAGGCGGAGCGTTGAAACTGGCGCGGAAGCTTTCGCGCTCCGAGCATCCCATCGTCGTCCTCCTGACGGACGGTGGTGATAGTCTGGGGTACTCCCAGGAGGCGGCACAGGCCCGTGCAGCGGGACTGATTGTCAATGTCGTCATGCTGGCGACGCCGTCGGGGGGAACACTGAAGGCGGAGGACGGCAAACTGTTGCGAGATGAAGAGGGAGGCATTGTCGTGACGGCGCGCAACAGCGCGATCGGCGCCATCGCCGACGCGACCGGAGGCGTCGTCATCGACGGGGCCGATGCCGGGGCGTTGGCGGCGGCCATCAAAGCCCAGGGGATGCAGGATGTTCGGGAGAAACGGAAGATCATCCTCTACCGGGAGTATTTCTATTATCCGCTTGCCCTGGCACTGCTGCTGGCCATGCTGGGAATGACGGATCTACTTTCACGGTTAGGAGGGCGTCGTGCGTAG
- a CDS encoding tetratricopeptide repeat protein, with protein MRSRLSHIVSTPAVMASLLAQGWRGMLRYRGHRALLPVLLGLFAAVLSLLLLLLWEAILPYRAEQAYREADYNRSAALFVRIEGAAAQYDTGNAWYRSGEYERALQYYSALEKVEGAFGASVWFNRGNTLVRLKEFAKAREAFARSLALRYDEEALANMMHILAAEEQDHMLTGRQEGKKRAQDQAAERSEGGPKKEGGGSNQQSSAERRSGAGSQGKKVEREEQLEFSNKGNSRLSSKQYELINQRNVHETKPW; from the coding sequence GTGCGTAGCCGGCTCAGCCATATCGTCTCCACACCCGCCGTCATGGCATCGCTGCTGGCGCAGGGATGGCGCGGCATGTTGCGATACAGAGGGCATCGTGCACTTCTCCCGGTGCTGCTCGGACTCTTCGCGGCCGTGCTGTCGCTGCTCCTGCTGCTGCTGTGGGAAGCGATACTGCCGTATCGGGCAGAGCAGGCATACCGTGAAGCCGACTACAACCGCAGCGCCGCGCTTTTTGTGCGGATAGAGGGGGCGGCGGCACAGTATGATACGGGCAATGCCTGGTACCGTTCGGGCGAGTACGAACGGGCATTGCAGTATTACAGTGCGCTGGAGAAGGTTGAAGGCGCCTTCGGCGCGTCGGTCTGGTTCAACCGTGGCAATACCCTTGTCCGTCTCAAGGAGTTCGCGAAGGCCCGGGAGGCCTTTGCCCGCTCCCTGGCGCTGCGGTATGACGAGGAGGCCCTTGCGAATATGATGCACATTCTGGCGGCGGAGGAGCAGGACCATATGCTCACCGGGCGGCAGGAAGGCAAAAAGCGCGCCCAGGACCAGGCGGCCGAACGCAGCGAAGGCGGTCCCAAGAAAGAGGGCGGGGGGAGCAACCAGCAAAGCAGTGCCGAACGACGCTCCGGGGCCGGCAGCCAGGGCAAAAAAGTGGAGCGTGAGGAGCAGCTTGAGTTCTCGAACAAAGGCAACAGCCGTCTGAGCTCGAAACAGTATGAACTGATCAATCAAAGGAATGTACATGAAACGAAGCCCTGGTAG